The Pseudoxanthobacter soli DSM 19599 genome contains a region encoding:
- a CDS encoding DUF2244 domain-containing protein — translation MAERFDDTTFFRAVLTPHRSLGRRGFLVLMSVLVAISFSAGLLFWSIGAWPVFGFFGLDVLLVWFAFRANYIAARAREEIEVSPVEIRIRRISAKGAVATESLNPAWARLTVERVEDEGVVRIALASHGRSVEIGRFLGPVERESFAVAFGAALATARSGGPA, via the coding sequence ATGGCCGAACGCTTCGACGACACCACTTTCTTCCGCGCCGTGTTGACGCCCCACCGCTCCCTGGGGCGGCGGGGATTTCTCGTGCTGATGTCGGTGCTGGTGGCGATCTCGTTCTCGGCCGGTCTCCTGTTCTGGTCGATCGGCGCGTGGCCGGTGTTCGGCTTCTTCGGGCTCGATGTGCTCCTGGTGTGGTTCGCCTTCCGCGCCAACTACATCGCGGCCCGCGCGCGGGAGGAGATCGAGGTCTCGCCCGTGGAAATCCGCATCCGCCGCATCTCCGCCAAGGGCGCGGTGGCGACCGAGAGCCTCAACCCCGCCTGGGCGCGCCTCACGGTCGAGCGCGTGGAGGACGAGGGTGTGGTGCGGATCGCGCTCGCCTCTCACGGTCGCTCGGTCGAGATCGGCCGGTTTCTCGGCCCGGTCGAGCGGGAAAGCTTCGCCGTGGCATTCGGCGCCGCGCTGGCGACGGCGCGCAGCGGCGGGCCCGCCTGA
- the ruvA gene encoding Holliday junction branch migration protein RuvA produces MIGKLTGLVDSVAADHVILDVGGVGYEVFCPARVLGHLPKTGERTSLVIEMLVREDMIRLFGFSSVAERGWFRQLCTVQGVGAKVALAVLGVMSANDLAAAIALQDKDTLTRVPGVGKRLAERLVTELKAVAPPLDAPGAIIGGGTAVAPSRDPAAADAISALVNLGYGEPQARAAVASARAEAGEDAPTASLIRLSLKELAR; encoded by the coding sequence ATGATCGGAAAGCTCACCGGCCTCGTCGACAGCGTCGCGGCCGACCACGTCATCCTCGATGTCGGCGGCGTCGGCTACGAGGTGTTCTGCCCCGCCCGCGTGCTCGGCCACCTGCCGAAGACCGGCGAACGGACGAGCCTCGTGATCGAGATGCTGGTGCGGGAGGACATGATTCGCCTGTTCGGCTTTTCGAGCGTGGCGGAACGCGGCTGGTTCCGCCAGCTCTGCACCGTGCAGGGCGTCGGCGCCAAGGTGGCGCTTGCGGTGCTGGGCGTGATGAGCGCCAATGACCTCGCCGCCGCCATCGCGCTGCAGGACAAGGATACGCTCACGCGGGTGCCGGGCGTCGGCAAGCGCCTCGCGGAGCGGCTGGTGACGGAACTCAAGGCTGTCGCCCCGCCGCTCGACGCGCCGGGTGCGATCATCGGCGGCGGCACGGCGGTGGCCCCTTCGCGCGATCCTGCCGCGGCGGATGCGATTTCGGCCCTCGTCAATCTCGGCTACGGCGAACCGCAGGCGCGCGCCGCCGTCGCCAGCGCCCGTGCCGAGGCCGGCGAGGACGCACCCACGGCGAGCCTGATCCGGCTCAGCCTGAAGGAACTGGCACGGTGA
- the ruvC gene encoding crossover junction endodeoxyribonuclease RuvC, whose translation MTPQPIRILGIDPGLRRTGWGAIEVVGSAVHFVASGTITSDGDDDLPRRLVDLFEGLTAVFDRIAPHEAAVEQTFVNRDATGTLKLGQARGIALLVPARAGLSVGEYAPNAVKKAVIGAGHGEKQQIRMMVKVLLPRATFDTDDAADALAIALCHAHHRASRLGALAEMAKPKRGRQAKAALPPRLAAALAAAK comes from the coding sequence ATGACGCCGCAGCCGATTCGCATCCTTGGGATCGATCCCGGCCTCCGCCGCACCGGCTGGGGGGCGATCGAGGTCGTCGGCAGCGCGGTGCATTTCGTCGCCTCCGGCACCATCACCTCCGACGGCGACGACGACCTGCCGCGCCGGCTGGTCGACCTGTTCGAGGGGCTGACGGCGGTGTTCGACCGCATCGCGCCGCACGAGGCGGCCGTGGAGCAGACCTTCGTCAACCGCGACGCCACCGGCACGCTGAAGCTGGGGCAGGCCCGCGGCATCGCCCTGCTGGTGCCGGCGCGCGCGGGGTTGTCCGTCGGCGAATATGCCCCGAACGCGGTGAAGAAGGCCGTGATCGGCGCCGGCCACGGCGAGAAGCAGCAGATCCGCATGATGGTGAAGGTGCTGCTGCCGCGCGCGACCTTCGACACCGACGATGCCGCCGACGCGCTCGCCATCGCCCTGTGCCACGCCCACCACCGCGCCTCGCGCCTCGGCGCTCTGGCGGAAATGGCGAAGCCGAAGCGCGGCCGGCAGGCGAAGGCCGCGCTGCCGCCGCGGCTGGCGGCCGCCCTGGCGGCGGCGAAATGA
- a CDS encoding DNA-3-methyladenine glycosylase family protein, producing MTDLAAEPTSPFRRIETDADVAEGLAALLRLDPRLVPIAAAAGPLPLRRDAAGFCGLARIVVAQQVSTASAAAIWQRLDTAGGGEAAGFLALDEAGRIAAGLSRAKVRTLQAAAEAVVAGRLDLTALGTTGIAAPQTAAMIAVLTALPGIGPWTRDAFLMFCAGHPDVFPVGDVALRTAVAAGLGIGGGLPPRRAMATVEAEALRWQPWRSVAARLFWAYYRTLRAGRMALPP from the coding sequence ATGACCGATCTTGCGGCCGAGCCCACCTCCCCTTTCCGCCGCATCGAAACCGATGCCGACGTCGCCGAAGGCCTTGCGGCCCTCCTCCGCCTCGACCCGCGTCTGGTGCCGATCGCGGCGGCGGCCGGGCCGCTGCCGCTGCGCCGCGATGCAGCCGGGTTCTGCGGCCTCGCCCGGATCGTGGTCGCCCAGCAGGTCTCGACGGCGAGCGCCGCCGCGATCTGGCAACGGCTTGATACGGCGGGTGGCGGCGAGGCGGCGGGCTTTCTGGCGCTCGACGAAGCCGGCCGGATCGCGGCGGGGCTGTCGCGCGCCAAGGTGCGTACGTTGCAGGCGGCGGCCGAAGCCGTCGTCGCCGGCCGGCTCGACCTCACGGCTCTCGGCACCACCGGGATCGCGGCGCCGCAGACCGCGGCCATGATCGCCGTGCTCACCGCGCTTCCCGGCATCGGGCCCTGGACGCGGGACGCTTTCCTGATGTTCTGCGCCGGCCACCCGGACGTTTTCCCTGTGGGCGACGTCGCGCTGCGCACCGCCGTCGCCGCCGGGCTCGGCATCGGCGGTGGCCTGCCGCCACGCCGGGCGATGGCGACCGTCGAGGCGGAGGCCCTGCGGTGGCAGCCGTGGCGGTCGGTGGCGGCGCGGCTGTTCTGGGCCTATTATCGCACGCTCCGCGCCGGCCGGATGGCGCTGCCGCCCTGA
- a CDS encoding low molecular weight phosphatase family protein, with the protein MSRVSVLFVCARNAGLSIMAEAYLNHLGLPGFRAFSAGVEPADTVHPRALETLAGAGLSTERLEPKPLELFAFDLAPEPDVVVALGPKVLGVAEPAWRSPPRRLAWLIEDPLGKGGRRAFAEAYDAVRRRVDHALAGARFAPAGGLMVPA; encoded by the coding sequence GTGAGTCGCGTGTCGGTGCTGTTTGTCTGCGCCCGCAATGCCGGGCTGAGCATCATGGCCGAGGCCTACCTCAATCATCTCGGCCTGCCGGGTTTCCGTGCCTTCTCCGCCGGCGTGGAGCCGGCCGATACTGTCCATCCGCGCGCGCTGGAGACGCTGGCCGGCGCCGGCCTCTCCACCGAGCGGCTGGAACCGAAGCCGCTGGAACTGTTCGCGTTCGACCTCGCGCCGGAGCCCGACGTGGTGGTGGCGCTCGGCCCGAAGGTGCTCGGCGTCGCCGAGCCGGCGTGGCGCAGTCCGCCCCGGCGGCTGGCGTGGCTGATTGAGGATCCGCTCGGCAAGGGCGGGCGGCGGGCCTTCGCCGAGGCCTATGATGCGGTGCGCCGGCGCGTCGATCACGCGCTCGCCGGCGCGCGGTTCGCTCCGGCCGGCGGCCTGATGGTGCCGGCCTGA
- the nth gene encoding endonuclease III: protein MKTAKTVSPGARKASGAASPKVAKAALKPAAAAPAVAVRRPTKAKANTRAAETAASLGGVTAYSPAEIEAIFSRFEAADPDPRSELVYSNPFTLLVAVVLSAQATDAGVNKATRGLFAMADTPAAMLALGEDRVRDAIKTIGLFRNKAKNVVALSRILVERHGGEVPANRAALEELPGVGRKTANVVLNVAFGEPTIAVDTHIFRVANRILLAPGKTPDAVEEALERIVPPRFRQHAHHWLILHGRYTCVARRPLCERCIIADLCKSPEKVLAA, encoded by the coding sequence ATGAAAACCGCAAAGACGGTATCGCCGGGCGCGCGAAAGGCAAGCGGAGCGGCTTCGCCGAAGGTGGCGAAAGCCGCGCTGAAGCCGGCGGCGGCGGCCCCGGCCGTCGCCGTCCGCAGGCCCACCAAGGCCAAGGCGAACACGCGCGCTGCCGAGACCGCCGCGAGCCTCGGCGGCGTGACCGCCTATTCCCCGGCCGAGATCGAGGCGATCTTTTCCCGCTTCGAGGCGGCGGACCCCGATCCGCGCAGCGAGCTCGTCTATTCCAACCCGTTCACGCTGCTGGTGGCGGTCGTTCTCTCCGCCCAGGCGACGGATGCCGGCGTGAACAAGGCGACACGCGGCCTGTTCGCCATGGCCGACACCCCCGCCGCGATGCTCGCCCTCGGCGAGGACAGGGTGCGCGACGCGATCAAGACCATCGGCCTATTCCGCAACAAGGCGAAGAACGTGGTGGCGCTGTCGCGCATTCTGGTGGAGCGCCATGGCGGCGAGGTGCCTGCGAACCGCGCCGCGCTCGAAGAGCTGCCGGGCGTCGGGCGCAAGACGGCGAACGTGGTGCTCAACGTCGCCTTCGGCGAGCCGACCATCGCGGTCGATACCCACATCTTTCGCGTCGCCAACCGCATCCTGCTGGCGCCGGGCAAGACGCCGGACGCCGTGGAGGAAGCGCTGGAGCGCATCGTGCCGCCGCGCTTTCGCCAGCACGCCCACCACTGGCTGATCCTGCACGGCCGCTATACCTGCGTCGCCCGCAGACCGCTCTGCGAGCGCTGCATCATCGCGGACCTCTGCAAGAGTCCGGAGAAGGTGCTGGCCGCCTGA
- a CDS encoding VOC family protein: MMDHVGITVSDFGRSIAFYRAALEPLGIAVQMEVTPEMTGGTDRHAGFGTEGKPFFWIGTGGRAGGAAGIHIAFAAANRAEVDAFYAAAMAAGGSDNGAPGLRPHYHAHYYGAFVLDPDGCNIEAVCHTPPA, encoded by the coding sequence ATGATGGATCATGTCGGCATCACCGTCTCCGATTTCGGGCGCTCGATCGCGTTCTATCGCGCGGCGCTCGAACCGCTCGGCATCGCCGTGCAGATGGAGGTGACGCCCGAGATGACCGGCGGCACCGACCGCCACGCGGGCTTCGGCACCGAGGGCAAGCCGTTCTTCTGGATCGGCACGGGCGGGCGCGCGGGCGGCGCGGCCGGAATCCACATCGCCTTCGCCGCGGCGAATCGGGCCGAGGTCGATGCCTTCTACGCGGCGGCGATGGCTGCCGGCGGCAGCGACAACGGCGCCCCCGGCCTTCGGCCGCACTACCACGCCCACTATTACGGCGCGTTCGTGCTCGATCCCGACGGATGCAACATCGAGGCGGTCTGCCACACCCCGCCGGCCTGA
- a CDS encoding HNH endonuclease, with protein MTIAVSPDAHPTLVLNADYRPLSYYPLSLWSWQDAIKAVFLDRVNIVSEYDVKVRSPTFDMKLPSVVSLKTYIKPARNPAFTRFNVFLRDRFECQYCGSRDDLTFDHLIPRSKGGQTTWENVLAACSPCNLMKGSKSCKEVNMWPRQMPFRPNVQDLHNNGRLFPPNYLHESWLDFLYWDAELEP; from the coding sequence GTGACTATCGCCGTCTCGCCCGATGCGCATCCCACGCTAGTGCTCAATGCCGATTACCGGCCTCTGAGCTATTACCCCTTGTCGCTCTGGTCCTGGCAGGACGCGATCAAGGCGGTGTTTCTCGATCGCGTGAACATCGTCTCGGAATACGACGTGAAGGTGCGAAGCCCCACCTTCGACATGAAGCTGCCGAGCGTCGTTTCCCTGAAGACCTACATCAAGCCGGCCCGCAACCCGGCTTTCACGCGCTTCAACGTGTTCCTGCGCGATCGCTTCGAATGCCAATATTGCGGCTCGCGCGACGACCTGACCTTCGACCACCTGATCCCGCGCTCCAAGGGCGGGCAGACGACGTGGGAGAACGTGCTGGCGGCCTGCTCGCCCTGCAACCTGATGAAGGGCAGCAAGAGCTGCAAGGAAGTGAACATGTGGCCGCGCCAGATGCCCTTCCGCCCGAACGTGCAGGACCTGCACAATAACGGCCGCCTGTTCCCGCCGAACTATCTGCACGAAAGCTGGCTCGACTTCCTGTACTGGGACGCCGAACTGGAGCCGTGA
- a CDS encoding methylated-DNA--[protein]-cysteine S-methyltransferase, with protein sequence MSLAEATLADLAPEREETDPGPSADYDLVRRALAFVSERWRDHPEVADIANAAGISPVRLERAFRRFAGITPKQFLHAVTLDHARRLLRVEGASVFDTTYELGLSGPARLHDLFVTHEAMTPGAYRAGGEGLEIRYGWHDSPFGRALVMVTDRGLAGLAFADAGEDAAAFEDMRGRWPRARYVEDAAATAPLAARAFDPAEWKADRPLRVVLIGSDFEVQVWETLLSIPFAGATTYTDIAGRIGRPTAARAVGSAVGRNPVSFVVPCHRVLGKSGGLCGYHWGLPRKRAILGWEAGLAGTV encoded by the coding sequence ATGAGCCTTGCCGAAGCGACCCTCGCCGACCTGGCACCCGAACGGGAGGAGACCGATCCCGGTCCCTCCGCCGACTACGATCTGGTGCGCCGCGCGCTCGCCTTCGTGTCCGAGCGCTGGCGCGACCACCCGGAAGTCGCCGATATCGCCAACGCGGCGGGGATCTCGCCCGTGCGGCTGGAGCGCGCCTTCCGCCGCTTCGCCGGCATCACGCCGAAGCAGTTTCTCCATGCCGTGACGCTCGATCACGCCCGGCGCCTGCTCAGGGTGGAAGGCGCCAGCGTGTTCGACACCACCTACGAACTCGGGCTTTCCGGCCCGGCGCGGCTGCACGACCTGTTCGTCACCCACGAGGCGATGACGCCGGGCGCCTATCGCGCCGGCGGCGAGGGGCTCGAAATCCGCTATGGCTGGCACGACAGCCCGTTCGGCCGCGCGCTGGTGATGGTGACGGATCGCGGGCTCGCCGGTCTGGCGTTCGCCGACGCCGGTGAGGATGCCGCCGCGTTCGAGGATATGCGCGGCCGCTGGCCCCGCGCCCGCTATGTCGAGGATGCCGCGGCCACCGCGCCGCTCGCGGCGCGCGCCTTCGATCCCGCGGAATGGAAGGCCGACCGGCCGCTGCGCGTGGTGCTGATCGGGTCCGATTTCGAGGTGCAGGTCTGGGAAACGCTGCTGTCGATCCCGTTCGCGGGCGCGACCACCTACACCGACATCGCCGGGCGCATCGGCCGGCCCACTGCCGCCCGGGCGGTCGGCTCGGCGGTCGGGCGCAATCCGGTGTCGTTCGTGGTTCCCTGCCACCGGGTGCTCGGCAAGAGCGGCGGCCTGTGCGGCTATCACTGGGGCCTGCCGCGCAAGCGCGCCATCCTCGGCTGGGAAGCCGGGCTCGCCGGCACGGTGTGA
- a CDS encoding alpha/beta hydrolase yields MPLLDGPRLAPASGGAARKLVVLLHGYGAYGDDLVPLAEAFADSLPDVAFLSPHAPFPCGGAPFGREWFPLSFRDPSEFSRGADAARPLLESFLAAELESLGLGPGDLALVGFSQGAMMALHTGLRRPAAPAVIIGYSGLLPATERLDMEMVRPPPQVVLIHGEDDEVVPAPYSQIAAEALSLAGARVDSHMRPGLGHGVDAEGAAIGLASLAHAFARGR; encoded by the coding sequence ATGCCCCTTCTCGACGGCCCCCGCCTCGCGCCCGCCTCCGGCGGTGCCGCCCGGAAGCTCGTCGTGCTGCTGCACGGTTATGGCGCCTATGGCGACGACCTCGTTCCGCTCGCCGAGGCCTTCGCGGATTCGCTGCCGGACGTCGCCTTTCTCTCGCCCCACGCACCGTTCCCCTGCGGCGGCGCGCCGTTCGGACGGGAGTGGTTTCCGCTGTCCTTCCGCGATCCCTCGGAGTTCTCGCGCGGGGCGGACGCCGCCCGCCCGCTGCTCGAATCGTTTCTGGCCGCGGAGCTCGAATCGCTCGGGCTCGGACCCGGCGACCTCGCCCTCGTCGGCTTCAGCCAGGGCGCGATGATGGCGCTGCACACCGGCCTGCGACGACCCGCCGCGCCGGCGGTGATCATCGGCTATTCCGGCCTGCTGCCCGCCACCGAGCGCCTCGACATGGAGATGGTGCGCCCGCCGCCGCAGGTGGTGCTGATCCACGGCGAGGACGACGAGGTGGTGCCCGCCCCCTACTCGCAGATCGCCGCCGAGGCGCTTTCCCTGGCCGGCGCGCGGGTCGACAGCCACATGCGGCCCGGCCTCGGTCACGGGGTCGATGCGGAGGGCGCCGCGATCGGCCTCGCCTCGCTGGCCCACGCCTTCGCGCGCGGCCGGTAG
- the ruvB gene encoding Holliday junction branch migration DNA helicase RuvB, with translation MRGRLDKGDGERMVTAEERPDDADVALRPQRLADFVGQARARENLSVFIEAARTRREALDHVLLVGPPGLGKTTMAQIVSRELGVSFKATAGPVIAKAGDLAALLTNLEDRDVLFIDEIHRLSPAVEEILYPAMEDFVLDLIIGEGPAARSVRIDLARFTLVGATTRLGLLTNPLRDRFGIPIRLEFYSAEELEAIVTRGARLFGIGMTADGAAEIARRSRGTPRIAGRLLRRVRDFAIVAGKEAIDRAIADDALLRLEVDAAGLDTLDRRYLKVIAENFGGGPVGIETIAAALSEPRDAIEEIVEPYLIQQGLTQRTPRGRVLTPAAFRHLGLAPPTSLPADQMGLFNGDG, from the coding sequence ATGCGCGGTCGCCTCGACAAGGGAGACGGCGAGCGGATGGTGACGGCCGAGGAGCGCCCGGACGATGCCGACGTCGCGCTGCGTCCCCAGCGGCTCGCCGACTTCGTCGGCCAGGCGCGGGCGCGCGAGAATCTCTCCGTTTTCATCGAAGCGGCGCGCACGCGCCGGGAGGCGCTCGACCACGTGCTGCTGGTCGGCCCGCCCGGCCTCGGCAAGACGACGATGGCGCAGATCGTGTCGCGCGAGCTCGGCGTGTCGTTCAAGGCGACCGCCGGCCCGGTGATCGCCAAGGCCGGAGACCTCGCGGCGCTGCTCACCAATCTCGAAGACCGCGACGTGCTGTTCATCGACGAGATCCACCGGCTCTCCCCGGCGGTCGAGGAAATCCTCTATCCCGCGATGGAGGACTTCGTGCTCGACCTGATCATCGGCGAAGGCCCGGCGGCGCGTTCGGTGCGCATCGACCTCGCCCGCTTCACGCTGGTCGGGGCGACCACCCGGCTCGGCCTTCTCACCAACCCGCTGCGCGACCGTTTCGGCATCCCGATCCGCCTCGAGTTCTACTCGGCGGAGGAACTGGAGGCGATCGTCACCCGCGGCGCCCGGCTGTTCGGCATCGGCATGACGGCGGACGGCGCTGCGGAGATCGCCCGGCGCTCCCGCGGCACGCCGCGCATCGCGGGGCGGCTGCTGCGCCGGGTGCGCGACTTCGCCATCGTCGCCGGCAAGGAAGCGATCGACCGCGCCATCGCTGACGATGCCCTGTTGCGCCTCGAAGTCGACGCCGCCGGGCTCGACACCCTCGACCGGCGCTATCTCAAGGTGATCGCGGAGAATTTCGGCGGCGGGCCGGTCGGGATCGAGACCATCGCCGCCGCGCTGTCGGAGCCGCGCGACGCCATCGAGGAAATCGTCGAGCCCTATCTCATCCAGCAGGGCCTGACCCAGCGCACGCCGCGGGGCCGCGTGCTGACGCCGGCCGCCTTCCGCCACCTCGGCCTCGCGCCCCCGACCAGCCTGCCCGCCGACCAGATGGGCCTGTTCAACGGCGACGGCTGA
- a CDS encoding MAPEG family protein yields the protein MTIADWTIAAAVFLTYIVMLPAKLDPSFDNRDPRACHAAQKGLRRRAYSAHLNGFEALVFFIPAVLLAEFRGAPQGFVDAAALVFVVARAAYGACYLANLGAARSVAWAVGFLSACAIFVSPLWS from the coding sequence ATGACCATCGCCGACTGGACCATCGCCGCCGCGGTGTTCCTGACCTACATCGTCATGCTGCCGGCGAAGCTCGACCCGTCGTTCGACAACCGTGACCCGCGCGCCTGCCACGCGGCGCAGAAGGGACTGCGGCGGCGGGCCTATTCCGCCCACCTCAACGGGTTCGAGGCGCTGGTGTTCTTCATTCCGGCCGTGCTGCTCGCCGAGTTCCGCGGCGCGCCCCAGGGCTTCGTCGACGCGGCGGCGCTGGTGTTCGTGGTGGCGCGCGCGGCCTATGGGGCGTGCTATCTCGCCAATCTCGGCGCGGCGCGGTCGGTCGCATGGGCGGTCGGCTTTCTGTCGGCCTGCGCGATCTTCGTGTCGCCGTTGTGGAGCTGA